The following are from one region of the Mycolicibacterium diernhoferi genome:
- a CDS encoding endonuclease/exonuclease/phosphatase family protein: protein MSTGLVTLNLRHGGTKSADALAVRLIGYRADILVVTEFRANAAGTRLTARLAEAGYDTSHPAVGPTANTVLIAARGGIERSWAFDESLDPRHLWCAEIDGAYVCGVYMPQDAAKLPYWEALIDGARRADIDLLVGDFNTGTNDLDKDPGGTKFIGPEMPGRLVATGYTDVWRSLHPEVREYSWFSRPGDNGFRLDYIYACPDLAERIRWCEFDHLPRLSGETDHSALVAMVS from the coding sequence ATGAGCACCGGGCTCGTGACACTCAACCTCCGGCACGGCGGCACCAAGTCCGCGGACGCGCTGGCGGTCCGGCTGATCGGCTACCGCGCCGACATCCTCGTGGTGACCGAGTTTCGCGCCAACGCGGCCGGTACTCGGTTGACGGCGCGGCTCGCGGAGGCCGGCTACGACACCTCGCATCCGGCGGTCGGGCCGACGGCGAACACTGTGCTCATCGCGGCGCGGGGTGGCATCGAACGGTCCTGGGCGTTCGACGAGTCACTCGACCCGCGGCACCTGTGGTGCGCCGAGATCGACGGTGCGTATGTGTGCGGCGTGTACATGCCGCAGGATGCGGCGAAACTGCCGTACTGGGAGGCGCTGATCGACGGTGCCCGCCGGGCCGACATCGATCTGCTGGTCGGTGACTTCAACACCGGCACCAACGATTTGGACAAGGATCCCGGCGGGACGAAGTTCATCGGTCCCGAGATGCCCGGCCGGTTGGTCGCGACCGGATACACCGATGTGTGGCGGTCCCTGCACCCCGAGGTGCGGGAGTACTCCTGGTTCAGCCGCCCCGGGGACAATGGGTTCCGGCTGGACTACATCTATGCATGCCCGGATCTCGCGGAGCGGATCCGGTGGTGCGAGTTCGACCATCTGCCGCGACTGTCGGGCGAAACCGATCATTCGGCCCTGGTGGCGATGGTGAGCTGA
- a CDS encoding NrtR DNA-binding winged helix domain-containing protein → MRLYASTPDPDRLLGDGFTLRDLRLVHEAILGQELQRDTFRRAMEPHLEPTGERVAAGRGRPAELFRRA, encoded by the coding sequence GTGCGGCTGTACGCCTCCACGCCGGATCCCGATCGCCTTTTAGGGGACGGCTTCACGCTGCGTGACCTCCGCCTGGTGCACGAAGCGATCCTGGGTCAGGAGCTGCAGCGCGACACCTTCCGGCGCGCCATGGAACCGCATCTGGAGCCCACCGGGGAGCGGGTGGCCGCCGGCCGGGGGCGGCCGGCGGAGCTGTTCCGCCGCGCCTGA
- a CDS encoding type II toxin-antitoxin system PemK/MazF family toxin, translated as MTESPEPRRGDLWLVALGAARNGEPGKHRPAVVISVDDLLTGVEDELIVVIPVSSSRAGTPLRPPISPDEGVDTASVAVCRSIRSVARTRLLKRLGTLTPETMRQIERSLSLILGIRMPD; from the coding sequence ATGACGGAATCGCCTGAACCGCGGCGCGGTGACCTGTGGCTCGTTGCGCTCGGTGCCGCACGCAATGGAGAGCCCGGCAAACATCGACCCGCCGTGGTCATCTCCGTCGACGACCTACTAACCGGGGTCGAGGACGAACTCATCGTTGTCATTCCCGTATCGAGTTCGCGCGCGGGAACCCCACTGCGACCGCCAATCTCACCCGATGAAGGCGTAGACACCGCAAGTGTGGCTGTTTGCCGCAGCATCCGGTCCGTCGCACGCACCCGGTTGTTGAAACGACTCGGCACGCTCACCCCCGAGACCATGCGCCAGATCGAGCGCTCGCTCAGTCTGATTCTGGGGATTCGCATGCCGGACTGA
- a CDS encoding antitoxin, translating into MSTPTATIRVPAPTRDRLAAQARERGISIAALLTELAARAEQEAAFSAEREATRAEASAPNARGEDGDWSDTVDDGIA; encoded by the coding sequence ATGTCTACACCAACGGCGACTATCCGGGTCCCCGCGCCGACGCGCGACCGCCTCGCCGCCCAGGCCCGGGAGCGAGGCATATCCATTGCCGCGCTACTCACGGAGCTGGCCGCACGCGCAGAGCAGGAGGCAGCCTTCAGCGCCGAACGCGAGGCCACACGGGCCGAAGCGAGCGCCCCCAACGCACGCGGCGAGGACGGCGACTGGAGCGACACGGTCGATGACGGAATCGCCTGA
- a CDS encoding type II toxin-antitoxin system VapC family toxin — protein MNVLLDPDTRVWVSAASAWEIAIKTRIGRLDGLALLSAWSDVIAGMSAEELPIESGDAILARRLPWPRRGPFDRALVAQALRRNLTIATRDSKILDAALVSALKV, from the coding sequence ATGAATGTACTCCTGGACCCAGATACCCGCGTATGGGTCAGCGCCGCATCCGCCTGGGAGATCGCCATCAAGACCCGGATCGGCCGACTCGACGGCTTGGCGCTGTTGTCGGCCTGGTCAGACGTCATCGCCGGCATGAGTGCCGAGGAACTACCCATCGAATCAGGTGATGCAATTCTCGCCAGGCGCCTCCCTTGGCCACGCAGAGGTCCCTTCGACCGGGCGCTGGTCGCCCAGGCGCTTCGCCGAAACCTGACCATCGCGACCCGTGACAGCAAGATCCTCGACGCCGCGCTGGTCTCCGCACTCAAGGTGTGA
- a CDS encoding type II toxin-antitoxin system Phd/YefM family antitoxin, translating to MAHGQHRHRTQAKKQLNHLLAEVERPGASVTITRHGRPVARLVPVQPTPRTFGQLPNLFVPNDFDEPLSESEVTNWDAAEER from the coding sequence CCGTCACCGCACGCAAGCCAAGAAGCAGCTGAACCACCTCTTGGCCGAGGTCGAGCGCCCTGGCGCGTCGGTGACGATCACCAGACACGGGAGACCGGTCGCAAGGCTCGTTCCGGTACAGCCGACCCCGAGAACGTTCGGACAGCTACCGAATCTGTTTGTGCCCAACGATTTCGACGAGCCCCTGTCTGAGTCGGAAGTCACGAATTGGGATGCCGCCGAGGAGCGATGA